The region ATCCGCACGCAGGACGTGGAGCGCGCGCGTTCGCTGGAAGACGCGGACGACGCGATGGACGACCTGCACCGGCACCTGTTCACGGTGATCATGGACAAGGACTGGCCGCACGGCGTGCCGTCCGCCGTGGACACCACGCTGCTGGGCCGGTTCTACGAGCGCTTCGCCGACCACGCGGTGTCGGTGGCCAAGCGGACCGTCTTCGTCGTCACCGGCCGGATGCCCGGCTACGGCGACGACATCGACGACTGACCGCTCCGGACGAAGTCGACCCCGGCCGGGTTCTCCTGGCCGGGGTCGATTCTTTTCGTCGGGTGCCGTCGCCGTGCGCTGGGGTTCGGGTTGTGGGTCGGCGTCAGTTGAGCAGGCCGTTCAGCTCCTGGGCGAGCTGGGCGGCGATGCGCGCGTTGTCGGCGGGCGCGTGGGTGAGCCACTTCTGGCCGTCCTGGCCCTGGCGCGTCTGCGACATGTAGCGGCCCTGGTCGTTGTCGAACCAGGCCACCTGCGGTGCGCGCTGTTCACGGCCGTGCCGTCCACGCACCGTGACGCCGAACTGCCCGGCGCGCAGCCGCGGCCGTTCGAACGTCGCCTCCAGCGCGCGGATCTGCGAGGTCGCGGCGGACCTCGGTGCCATGGCGCTGGTGAACATCGAGCCGCCGAAGTCGTCGTCGCGGCGCGGCGCGGGCGGCGGCGCGGCCGACGGCATCGGGACCGTGAGCGACTGGCCCGGACCGGGGCGCGACTGCGGGATCAGGTCCACCACCGCGCGCAGCAGCGCCGACGAGCGCATCGTGTCGATCTTCAGCTGCCGGTCGTCCAGCACCGCGAGGACCGCCAGCTCGCCCTTGGCCCCGGCGCGGGCCAGGAGCTGGCGCTCCACGTTCTTCGGGTCCAGCGACGCGATCGCGTTGAGCGAGTAGTCGAAGCGCACCAACAGGTTCAGCGCCTCCTCGACCTCGGCCGCGACCCGGCCACGCCGGGCCAGGCCACGCGACTCCAGGTCGTTGTAGACGGCGTTGCGGATGCCGCGCCGCTCGTCGAACGTCTGGCCGAGGTACGGGAAGTCGAACGGGTAGGGCCGGCTGCCGAGCTTCAGGTCTTCCCACAGCATGTCAGCGGCCGCGTACGACAGGGCGAACGAGAACACCGTCACCCGCCGATGACCGGGGGCGCGACCATCGTGCCGTCACCGAACACGTCCTCGGTCTCCACCAGGTAGGACGCGGACTTGTGCTCCTTGTCCTCCTCGCCCTGGCCGCCGTGCCCGCCGGCGCCACCCATGCCGCCCATGCCCGCGCCGGCACCGCGACCGCCGGCCGCGCCGGCACCGCCGAGACCACCCGCGCCACCGCCGGACGGCCCGAAGCCGCCCGCGCCCGCGCGTCCGGCCTCGCCGAGCACACCCGCACCGCCACCGGGGCCGAAGCCACCGCCGCGACCGGCCGCGGCCATGCCGCCGGGACCACCGCCCAGGCCACCCGCGCCGCCACCACGACCGCCACCAGCGCCACCGGAACCACCACCGGAACCGCCGCCACCGGGCAGACCACCGCGACCGCCACCGGGTCCGGGGATGCCGGGCGGCCGCTGGCCGGGACCGGGGATACCGGGCGGCCGGTTGCCACCGCCACCACCACCGCCGCCACCGGGTCCGGGGATCCAGCCACCGCCGGGCGGCAGACCTCCACCGCCACCACCACCGGTGCCGCCGCCACCTCCGCCGCCGCCACCACCGCCCGTGCCGCCGCCACCAGGGGTCCAGCCGGACTGGTTGGTGTTGCCGCCGCCGGTGCCACCCGTGCCGCCGGTACCGGGGATGCCGGTCACGCCCGTGCTGCCGCTACCGTTGCCCGGACTGTCCGGAATGGACGGTCGACCGCCGATGCCGGGGTCGTTGGGCTTGCCGGGCTGGCTCGGGTCGCCGCCGGAACCGTCCATGGGCGGCGGCGGGGAGAACGCGGGCATCGTCGAGCCGGACTCCTGGAACGAGGTCGACATGTTCGTCATGACCTCGGCCG is a window of Saccharothrix espanaensis DSM 44229 DNA encoding:
- a CDS encoding ESX secretion-associated protein EspG, encoding MTVFSFALSYAAADMLWEDLKLGSRPYPFDFPYLGQTFDERRGIRNAVYNDLESRGLARRGRVAAEVEEALNLLVRFDYSLNAIASLDPKNVERQLLARAGAKGELAVLAVLDDRQLKIDTMRSSALLRAVVDLIPQSRPGPGQSLTVPMPSAAPPPAPRRDDDFGGSMFTSAMAPRSAATSQIRALEATFERPRLRAGQFGVTVRGRHGREQRAPQVAWFDNDQGRYMSQTRQGQDGQKWLTHAPADNARIAAQLAQELNGLLN